Within the Mycobacteriales bacterium genome, the region AGCACCAGCGATGGCACCCCGTCGGCCGCGAACGCCGCACCGTCCCGGGCCGCGAACAGCACCGCGACCCGGTCGGCCTGCAGCCGCCGGGCGGCGAACAGCAGCGCGTCGGCCGAGGCCGCGTCGAGCCAGTGCGCGTCGTCGACGACCGCCAGCACCGGGGTCTCCTCGGCCGCCTCGGTGAGCATCGACAGGGTCGCCACCGCGACCAGGAACGGCTCGACCGCCGGTCCGTCCGTCTGTCCGAACGCGACCCGCAACGCGCGCGCCTGGGGCGGTGGGATCCGGTCGAGCAGCCGCAGGACGGGACGCAGCAGCCGGTGCAGCGCGGCGAACGCCAGCGGTGACTCCGACTCCAGCCCCTGCGTCCGCAGCACCAGGACGCCGGCCGCGGAGGCGATCAGATCCTCCAGCAGCGCCGACTTCCCGACCCCGGCCTCGCCGCGCACCACGAGCGCGTCGGCGCGGCCCTGCCGGGCCCCGTCGAGCAGGACGGCCAGCCGGGCCCGCTCGACGTCCCGGCCCTGCAGCACGGCCCGACGCTACCGGCGATCCCGGCCATTTGACCGGGTCGAGCAGCCGCCGGCGCGCCCACTCTCGGCGTCACCACCTCGAGGAAGCGAGACCGCGATGGCCACCACCACGCTCATCGACCGCCCGGCCACGATCGCCCCCGAGCCCGGGCCCGGTCCCCTCCGCCGCGTCGTCGCGGCCGGTCTGACGGCCGGGCTGCTGGGCGCGCTCCTGCTCACGCTGGTCGTCCTCGCCGGCGCCGGCGAGCACGCCATCACCGGCTCGGCCCTGCTCGCGTTCGGGTTCGGCTGGGCGCTGCTGGCCGTGCTGTCGATCCGCCGGACCCGCGCGCCGCAGCGGTGGGCGCTGGTGCCCGCCGTCCTGATGGCTGGCACCGGAGCGTGGCTTCTGACGTCGGCCCCGGGCGACGGCGTGCTGTCCGCCGCCGGCTGGGTCTGGCCGCCGGCAGTGCTGGCGCTGGCCGCGTGGATGGGCGTCCGGGCGCGGCAGGTCCGTCCCGGCCGCTGGCTGCTCTACCCGGTCGTGGCCGTCCTGGCCGCCGCGGCCGTCGGCGGCGGCTACGCCACCGTCACGGCACCGGACAACCCGATGCCCGGGGTCTCCTACGACGTCGGCGGCCACCGGCTCCACCTGAACTGCACCGGGTCCGGCGGTCCCACCGTCGTGCTGGAGAACGGGCTGGGCGAGACCTCCCCGCTGTGGAGCCGGATCACCGCGACGGTCGGCCGGGACACGAGGGTCTGCGCGTACGACCGGGCCGGCCAGGGCTGGTCCGGCGACGCCCCGCAGCCGCAGGACGGCGCGCAGATCGCGGCGGACCTGCACACGCTGCTCGCCCGCGCCCACGAGCCCGGGCCGTACGTGCTCGTCGGCCACTCCACCGGCGGCGTCTACGCCCTTGCGTACGCGGCCCGGTATCCCGCCGAGGTCGCCGGCATGGTGCTGCTCGACTCCGCCGGCCCGAACCAGTTCACGGCGCTGCCGGACTACCCCCGCCAGTACGCCGCGATGCGCCGCCTGACCGCCCTGGCCCCGAGCCTGGCCCGCCTCGGCGTCACCCGGCTGCTACCGGCCTCCGCCTCCTCGGGCCTCCCGGCCCGGGAAGCGGCGCAGGTACGGGACTTCGCCACCAGTCCCCGCGGCCTGCGCAACATCCGCGACGAGCTGTCGGTCTACCCGGTCGTCTTCGTCCAGGCCGGGGCGCTCACCGGCCTGGCCGGCCGGCCGCTGGTCGTCGTGACCGCGGCCGAAAACCAGCTGGGCACCGCAGGCTGGGCGGCCGCCCAGGACCGGCTGGCCGCGCTGTCGACCATCAGCAGCCACCGCCTCGCCGACACGACCCACGTGGGTCTTCTCGACGACCCGCGCGGCGCCGCCGCCTCGGTGCGCGCCATCACCGACGTCGTCCGCTCCGTCCGCACCGGCACGCCGCTGCCCGCGCGCTGAACTCACCGCCGCCCCAACAGAGGAGCCGTCATGCACACCGCCGAACCCGTCCGCCCCACACCACGCTCCGCGCCGCCGAACGACCGCGTGGCTCTGCACTGCCGGCCCTCGGGACGACACGTGGCGGGCGTGGCACTTCTCGTGGCCTGGCTCGGACTGGGGCTGCTGTTCTCGCTCGGCGCCGTGGGCTTCCTCCTCGCCGGGCTGGGGCTGGCCGTGGTCGTCCAGCTCGGCCGGCGGAGATCCTTGGCCGAGTTGTGGACCCGCGACCGCGCCGGCATCGGCAGGAGCCGGGCCGGCAAGGCCGGTGTCATCGGGGTGTTGCTGCTGACGCCGGCGTACCTGGTGGTGCACTACCTGCCGACCTGGGTGGGCAACAGCTGGATAGCCCTACTTGCGGCGCTGGGCCTCGTCGTCGCCTATGTCGCGATTCGCAGGCTCTTCGTCGCCGTAGCCGTGACCGCGGTCCTCGTCGCCGCCGCGATGTGGACACAGGCCCCGAGTCTGTCCACTGCCACGACCGGCGACGCCGGGTTGCTGGCCCAACTCGACCGCGTGCAGGACAAGGGAATGCTGACCGGATACGAGGACCTTTCCCTGGCCACAGTGGACCTCGACGCGGCGCAACCTGTACGGCTGGCCGGGTTCGGTGCCGACGCCACGAGACCGATGGAGATCGGCTCGATCACCAAATCTCTCACCGGCCTGGTCGTCGCTGACTCGGTCGAACGTGGAGAGCTGAGCCTCGACGCCCGGGTCGAGACATACCTGCCTGCGCTGCACGGCTCGGCCGCCGGCACTGTCACCATCCGGGAACTGGTCACCCACCGCTCCGGCTACGCCGAGTTCGGAGCGGCCACGCTGCGACGCGCGGCCTGGTCGGCCCCGACCGGCCGGAACTGGATCACCGCCGATCTCGACCACCTCATGCGGGAAGTCAGGACCGGGAGCCTCGCCACCCGGGGGACGTTCGCCTACTCCACGCTCGGCGCCGCCACCGCCGGACAGGCCGCGGCCGCCGCTGCCGGCATGAGCTATCCCGACCTGATGCGAACCCGGCTGTTCGAACCTCTCGGCATGACCCACAGCGCCATCCAGGTCGGCCACCCGCTGGTCGGCGGCGGCAGGACCGCATCCGGCCACCGGGTCCAGCCCTGGGTCTTCGGCGCGTACGCCCCGGGCGGGGCCGCGGTGTCGACCGCTGCGGATCTCAGCCGCCTCGCCACGGCCCTGCTCGACGGCACCGCACCCGGTATGAACGCCATGACACCCATCGCGCCGACTGGCCAGGACAACACCCGCATCGGCGAGTTCTGGCACATCTCACGATGGCCGACCGGCCAGACCATCACCTGGCACAACGGTCAGACCGCCGGCTACACCGCCTACCTCGGCCTTGACCGGCAGCACCACAGGGCCGTGATCGTGCTCTCCGACGTCGCCAACGCCGCCACCACCGAACTCGGCACCGAGCTCCTCTCCACACCGAGCTCGCCAACGCCGTGACGGCTGACGAAGCGCTCGCACTCGTCTGGTCGGGGTCAGATCTCCCGTCCGCTACGGCGATCGCGGGATCTCTCCTGCGGGTGGGTCGGCCGCGGCGCCCCGACCCTTCCAGGCCTGACTGGCGAGCAGTTCCCGCAGCAGCAACCGGCGGCAGCGCGGCTGGTCGGCCAGCTCGACCGCCAGCACCGTCAGTAGCAGCCACATCACCGCGGCGACGGACACCGTTGTGAGCACAGGCAGCCACAGCCGGCCGAATTCGTGGACGGCGATCTGTGTCGCCCAGATCCGCCAGTACAGCACCGTGTTGACGAGGTATCCGACGGCGTAGGAGATGACGAAGGCTGTCAGGAACGGCAGCAGCGTCTTGTCCTGCCGCCGCTCCCTGATGGGTTCGTCGCGAACGGGCAGCACCACCGAGAGGATGTTCCCGGCGCCGAGCCAGAGCAGGATCATGGTGAACAGCAGGCCGAACGCGACGACGAGCGCGTCGACGTCGCCGCTTCTCCACGCCAGCAGCAGGCTCAGCAGCAGGCCGGCCGTGCCGACCAGGATGAGCAGGACGAGGTTCTTGACCAGGAGCAGATGCCACAGCCGGACACCTCCGGACAGCGCGGCGCGGACTCTGGCCGCATCCATGCTCATGGCATTGGTACACACCACGCTCCCAACCACGCCGGACAGCGCGAAAAGCGCCAGGTAAGGAAGAAACTCCTCCTTCACGTCCCACCGGTACAGCCGCAGGAAGCCCAGGTAGGCCAGGCCCAGCGCCAGGCTGATCCCCAGCCGCACGGCCAGCGGCCGCGGCCGCTGCCGCACCACGTGCGCGAGCTCGGCCCTCAGGCCGGTACGCAGCGCGCGGCCATGGCGCGCGACGAGGGTCGCGCCCACGAGCGGCACGTAACCACGGACGGCCGCGGCGACCTGATCCGTGTCGCCGGTCTCCAGTACGGCCAGCCGCGCGCGCAGGACGGCCAGGCTTGCTTCACCCAGCGCGATCCGGGCGACCGCGACCGCAGCGGCCGCATCGGCCTCGGTCCGGATGGCGACCGCGGTCGCCTCGTCGGAGGTCGATCCGTCCTCGGACGGCCGCGGCTCGGGAGGCGAGGATTCGGTGCGGTCGCGAAGTCGCCGCTGCCAGTCCGCGGACGCGGCCACCGCGGACAGCTCCGATCCGCCCAGCGTCGCCCGCTCGATTTCCAGCGCTCGGGACGCGTCGGTGGCCAAGCGGTCGATCGCCCGACGGTCAAGCCACTTCGCCGACCGCGCCACGGCCTCGGCCCCGCTGGCCCGGGCCGCAACCTCGGCGAGATCGTCCGCCGCCGCCATCAGTCGTCCCATCACTCAGACCGTCCGACGCCGTCGAGCTGCCGCGGCGCGCACAGTTCCGTCGTCTCAGTACGGCGACCGATCACGTGGCTGCACCCGCAGCGAGCGACGCCCCGCGGCCGCCAGCAACGCGCCGATCGCGATCCCGACCACGACGTTGATGAGGCACGTGGCGAGTCGGGAGGACAGCGTCGCGTCGGCGGCGAAGGGCACCAGTGCGGCGACGAGGGTGAGCAGGCCGACGATCCAGCCGAAGAACAGGAACGGGTGCGGAGTCACCAGCAGCAGTAGGTGCAGCAGGCCGGTGGCGGCCAGAGCGACCAGCGCCACGGCGACGGTGTAGCCGGCCGTGCTCCGGTCGCCCCAGGTCCCGTCGGCCCTCGCCGCCAGCAGCGGCACGGACAAGATGCCGCGGGCGAACAGGATGCCGACGAGCGCGACGAGGGCCGCGATCACGGCGGTGACGGCCCCGGACGTCCACAGCAGAGCCGGGTCGAGCCGGGACTCTGCCGCGGGTTCGTCGGCTCGGTAGCGCCGTGTCATGGATCGGTCTCCCCTGGCTCGACAGCTCGCTGGCTCGACCGTAGGTCGACACTGCCGGCCGGGGCGTCACCCTGAGGGGATGGTCGGGGTCATCCGGGCCGGGTCCGGTGCAGCCCGGTCGGCCCGGACCGGACACCGACGACTGCCTCATTCGGACCGCATGAAAGGTCGGTCGGCGGGCCCCGCGGCCCTCCCCTACGCCTAGCATCATGGTCGTGACCGGCTGGAGGCCGTCCTCAGCGATATGCGTGGTGGGGTCTCTCCTGCTGCTGCTGGGAATCCTGGCCGGGGCGGTCAACCGCAGCGTTGTGGACGGCGCGAGGTTCGCCGAGCACGTCGACGTCATCCGTACGGACCCGGTGGTGGCGCGCCAGGTCGGGACGGCGATCACCGTTCGGCTGCTGGTCGTCGACCCGGACCTGGTGGCGGTGCGGCCGCTGCTGGAGGCGGCCGCGACCTCGCTGGTGTCGAGTCCCTCCTTCGGCCCGGTGGTACGGGCGGCGGTCCGGCAGGCCCATCGGGCTGCGACGAGCGACGACCCGGGCCAGATCGTGCTCCGGCTCGCCGACCTGGGAGTGGTGCTGGCCGGCGTGCTGCGGGTCGTGGCGCCCTCGGAGGCGGCTCGGATACCGGCCGACCTGGACCTGACGCTGGCGCAGTTGGGTGGTCGGACCGTCGGTGCCCGAACGGTCCGGCTGACCCGGACGGTCGGCGTGCTGGCCTGGTTGCTGCCTTTCCTCGCGCTCTGCCTGTTCGCCGCTGCCGTGGCGTTGGCCGACGACCGACGGCGTGTGACGGTGACGGTGGGCCGGGGCCTGGTGGCGGTGGGCGCGGGGGTCGGCGCCGTGGCGTTGGCCGGTGCGCTGGCCGGGACGCTGGTGAACACCGACACTCTGCGCGGCGCGCTGGTGGCCGCGGCGGCGCGGGAGTTCGGCGGGACGCTGTGGTGGGTGGCGGCCGTGCCCGCCACGGCCGGCGCGCTCGTGGTGGCGGCCGGCTCGGACCGGCTGCCCCGGCTGGACGCCGCCACCCTCCGGCGCGCCTGGGACCGGTTGACCCCGCCGGCGCCGGGGCGGTGGTGGCGGATCGGTCGGGGGGCCGCCCTCCTGCTGGTCGGGCTGGGCCTGCTGGTGCGTCCGGCATTGATCGCCCGGCTGGTTGCCGTCGTCGGCGGCATCCTGCTCGGGGTGGCCGGCATCGGCGAGCTGACCGCACCGCTCGGGACGCGGCAGCGCCCGGAACCGGCCCCGGCGTCCTGGCTGCGCCGCCGGCCGGCTGCTGTCGGCGGGGCCGCCGGACTGGCCGCGCTGCTCGTCGTCGTCCTGCTCGGCGCCGTTCCGGCCGACCGGCGATTGCCCGCGGCCACGACCGGGACGACCGGCTGCAACGGACACGAGGAGCTGTGCGGCCGCAGTTACGCCGACGTCGCCTTCCCGGCCACCCACAACGCGATGGCCGCGGCCGACGAGCCGGGCTGGTTCCTCCCGGAGCAGCCGACCGGCCTCGTCGGCCAGCTCGACGCCGGCATTCGGGTGCTGCTCATCGACGCCTGGTACGGCCAGCGCACCTCCCGGCCCGGTCTGGTCGCGACCGCGCCGGCCAGTCACGCCGCCGCACTGGCCGCGGCCGAGCGCGACTTCGGGAAGCCGGCGGTGACGAGCGCGCTGCGGATCCGGGACGCGGTCACCACCCGTCCGACCGGCCCGGTCGAGCCCTACCTCTGCCACGGACTGTGCGAGATCGGCGCCACCGAGTGGGCGCCGGAGATGACCCGGGTCCGGGCCTGGCTGGATGCCCACCCGCGCGAGGTCGTGACCTTCGTCATCGAGGACTCGGTGTCGCCCGCCGACACCGCCGCGGTCTTCGCCCGGGCGGGCCTGAGCCCCCTGGTGCACACCCAGCGGTCCGGCCAGCCCTGGCCGACGCTCGAGGAGATGATCGACTCCGGTCGCCGGGTCGTGGTGATGATGGAGCGGCAGGGCGGCGGTGCGGCGTACCCGTGGCTGATGCCCGCCTTCGAATGGATCCAGGACACGCCGTACCGCAACCCGACCGCGGCCGACCTGAGTTGCCGGCGCGAGCGCGGCACGGACGCGAACCCGCTGCTGCTGGTCAACTACTGGCTCGGCAACGACTTCCGCTCGCTGGTGACCGACGCCCGGGCGATCAACGCGCTCGCCGTGCTGGCGCCGTACCTGGCCAGGTGCGAGGCGGAACGTGGAACGCGGCCGAACTTCGTGGCCGTGAACTACTTCGACCAGGGCGACCTTTTCCGGGCTGTCGACGAACTCAATGGAGTCGGCTGACGTCGCCCAGCTGGCGTCCTGGCCGCAGGCCAGCGCATCGCCGCCCGTCCGAACGATCGAGCACCGAGCCGGTCGATCGGCCTCCGCCGCCGGCGACCGTCAGTCGGTCGAGGGCGGCCGGGCGGCCAGGGTGACGGTGGCGTCGGCGCTGGACCCGGACCGCCGGAAGGTCAGCCGCACCTGCTGTCCCGGGCCGGTGGTGAGCGACAGCGCCTCGAGCTGGTCGGGGTCGCTCAGTTCCACGCCGTCCAGGGCGGTGAGCAGGTCGCCGCGGCGCAGCCCGGCGGCCTGGGCCGGACCGCCGGTCGTGACCGCGGTGACGAAGAGGCCGCCGTGGTCGTCGTCCTGGGATGGGAACGGCGCGACCTGCAGCCCGAGGTAGGAGTGGCTGACCGTGCCCGTGCCGATGAGCTGGTCGGCGATCCGCATGGCAGAGTCGACGGGGATGGCGAAGCCGATCCCGATGCTGCCGCCGCCGGCGTTGCCCTGCTCGTCCGGGACGCTGGCACCGGCGGTGGGGACGCCGACCAGCCGGGCCGAGCAGTCCACCAGCGCGCCGCCGCTGTTGCCCGGGTTGATCGCGGCGTCGGTCTGCACGGCCGAGGCCAGCAGGGCGGAGCCGGCGTCGTCGGACGGGACCCGGACCGTACGGCCGAGCGCGCTGACCACGCCGGTCGTGACCGTGCTGGACAGCCCGAGCGGCGCGCCCAGCGCGACCACCGGCTGGCCGACGGTCAGCCGCGCGGACGAGCCGATCACGATCGCCGGCAGCGGGCGACCGGTGTCGACCTTGAGCACCGCGAGGTCGGTCTGCGGGTCCCGGCCCACGATGCGGGCCGGGGTGACGCTTCCGTCGTCGAACACGACGCCGACCTGACCGGTGCTGCCGGCCGGGGAGATGACGTGGTCGTTGGTCAGCACGTACCCCTCGGCGCGGATCACCTCGCCGGACCCGGTACCGGCCCCGGCGGCGCCCTGGGCCCGGATCGTCACGACCGCCGGCAGCCCGCGGGCGGCGACGTCGGCGGCCGAGCACACCCGCGCGCCGTCGTCCCGGTCCAGGGCCGCGCCGCCCAGGCCGCCCACGAGCGCGGCCCCCAGCACCGCCACGCCGGCCAGCCCCCACCACCGGCCCGAGGGCCTGCGGGCGCTCCGGTCCGCTCCGGACGGCGCCTGTGGTCGACCGGCTGTGTCCTCGTCCACCGGATCCCTCTCGCGTGGTCGGGCCCGCGCGACGGCCCGGTCGCGCTGGCTACTGGCCGCGGGCTAGGCCGCGAACGCCTCCAGCAGCGCCTTCTCCTGCTCATCGGTCATGTTGGTGAACACCAGCTCCGACTGCCGGCCCTTGAACGCCGCGCTCACCTTGTCCAGCACGGTGTCGGACGTCAGCAGGAACAGCGCCGACGTACCCGGGGTCACCTGGTCCCGGGTCTGCTTGATGAACTCGTCATCGATCCCGACATCGAGCAGCGATCCCGACAACGCGCCCGCCGCCGCGCCGAGGGCCAGGCCGAGTAGCGGGACGAAGAAGATCAGCCCGAACAGCAGTCCCCAGAACGCGCCGCCCAGCGCGCCCCGGCCGGCCAGGTTGTGCAGCTGTCGCGTCTTCGGTCGCTTCGCCTTGGACTCCCACGACACGATCGCCGCGTCGTGCACGGTGACCAGTCCCTGCTTGGACAGCTCCTGCAAGGTGGTGGCGGCCTCGTCGGCGCCCTCGGGCGTGTCGAACCGCCACACCGTCAATCGCTCCATGTGGGAGTCTCCTCTCCTCGTCGTCCCACGGATGTGGTCCACCGGATCCCGCCCGGCGGGCCACATCGCACGTCACCGAGTTCCGCCGGACAGACGCCATCGTCGGGTCCGCCGGACGCAGGTGCCTCACTCGTCCCGGATGAGCGCCGTCCGAGAAGGCCGGTCAGCAGGGGTCCGCTCCGGCGCCGTCCCGTCGGCGGCGCCGGCCGGCCCGACCGGCCCCCGGAGGCGACTCACCCGGAAGGGACGAGCCCCACAGCCCGGGCGGCTCGTCACGCCGGCGTCTGCTTGTCGTCCGGCGGTGACCCGGAGACGTGGCTCCCGGGCTCGCGCAGCGCGAGCTTCACGTCCACGAGCTCGAGCCCCAGCGCCCGAACCTGGTGGAGGACGGCGTGCAGGCCCGCCTGGTCCAGCTCACCGGACAGGACCGTCGCCGTGGGTTCGACGTCGACCGCCAGGTCGGCGAACGCCTCCCGGCCGGCGGCACCCAGCGCACCGACGACCCGGACCTCATACGTGTCGCCCACCCTGACCTCCTCGACCGACTCGGCGTCGCCGGGCTGGGCGGGTACACCGGCCGACCCGGTGATCCGCCCGGGCACCGGACCGCTCAGCCCGCGCGTCGGGGGGATCCTCGAGTTCGCCGGAGGTCCAGGAGCTCCCACCGCATGATCCTGATCCGTTGCAGCACGCCGTGCAGCGCCGACTGGTCCGGCTCACCGCAGATCAGGACGACCGCGTCCGCCGCGATGACGTCGAGCCCGCCGACCGCGTCCTCGGTGCTCCGATCGGAAGCGCCGGACGACCTGATCTCGTATCGAGCGGACACCGGCACCTCCGTGCGACGTCGCGTCCGGACGGCGCCAGCATGTCCGCCGATGGGCCGCAGCACGTCACCCGAACGGCATGACGCCTCAGAGCAGCTCGAGCTCCCGGGCGCGGAACACCGCATCGCGGCGCCGGCCCACCGACAGCTTGCGGTAGATGGCCGAGAGGTGGGTCTTCACGGTGTTCACCGAGAGGCAGAGCTCGTCGGCGATCTCCATGGTCGCCATGCTGGTCGCCATCAGCCTCAGCACGGCCTGCTCGCGATGGGTGAGCGGCTCGGGGAGGCTTGCCGCCGGCGCCGCCGTGGCACCGGTCGGGGCGAGGCTCGACATCCCCGCCGGCCAGCGCGCGGCCAGCATGGGATGCCGGCTGAGCACCGGGCCGAGCGCCTCGGTGGCCTGGACGAAGGGCAGCACGATGTCCTCGCCGCCGATGTCCAGGGCCCGGTCCAGCAGCTCCAGCGCCCGGCCGTCCTCGCCGCGGTGGTGCGCGATGTCGGCCTCGCACAGCACGGCGTCGATGAGCAGTTGCCGGGTCACGTACGGGCTGGGGGTCGTGGTGACGCTGCGTACGAGGGCAGCGGCGGTGTCGAGGTCGCCCAGCGCGAGGTGGGCCCGCGCGGTGGCGACCGCGGTGACGATGGCCAGCGGGGTGCCGCGGTGCGGCTCCAGCCCCTGGAGCGCGGCTGTGGGGTGCCCCAGCGCGATCTCGATCGCGGCCAGCTCGCAGTCGCGGAGCGCGCCGTACAGGCCGGTCGCCGTGACCGCGAGCGCGGAGTTGTTCCGCAGCACGTCGCGGGCCCGGCGGAGTTCGCCGCAGGCAGCCAGGAAAGTCGCTTGCACGAAGGCGACCGTGGCCGCCTGCCCGGTGTCGGCGTAAACCGGACCGACCGCATGGACCCGCCGCATCGCCGCCGCCATGCCGGCCAGGTCGGCCTTGGCGTGCGCGCGGCGGGCGAGTGCGAGGTCGAGCACCACCGGCCGGGGAAGCTCGGGATGCCGGTCGAGCAGGGTGTCCGCGCGGTCGGCCGCGTCGTCGGCGCTGCGCGGCCGCCCGG harbors:
- a CDS encoding alpha/beta hydrolase, with amino-acid sequence MATTTLIDRPATIAPEPGPGPLRRVVAAGLTAGLLGALLLTLVVLAGAGEHAITGSALLAFGFGWALLAVLSIRRTRAPQRWALVPAVLMAGTGAWLLTSAPGDGVLSAAGWVWPPAVLALAAWMGVRARQVRPGRWLLYPVVAVLAAAAVGGGYATVTAPDNPMPGVSYDVGGHRLHLNCTGSGGPTVVLENGLGETSPLWSRITATVGRDTRVCAYDRAGQGWSGDAPQPQDGAQIAADLHTLLARAHEPGPYVLVGHSTGGVYALAYAARYPAEVAGMVLLDSAGPNQFTALPDYPRQYAAMRRLTALAPSLARLGVTRLLPASASSGLPAREAAQVRDFATSPRGLRNIRDELSVYPVVFVQAGALTGLAGRPLVVVTAAENQLGTAGWAAAQDRLAALSTISSHRLADTTHVGLLDDPRGAAASVRAITDVVRSVRTGTPLPAR
- a CDS encoding serine hydrolase domain-containing protein produces the protein MALLVAWLGLGLLFSLGAVGFLLAGLGLAVVVQLGRRRSLAELWTRDRAGIGRSRAGKAGVIGVLLLTPAYLVVHYLPTWVGNSWIALLAALGLVVAYVAIRRLFVAVAVTAVLVAAAMWTQAPSLSTATTGDAGLLAQLDRVQDKGMLTGYEDLSLATVDLDAAQPVRLAGFGADATRPMEIGSITKSLTGLVVADSVERGELSLDARVETYLPALHGSAAGTVTIRELVTHRSGYAEFGAATLRRAAWSAPTGRNWITADLDHLMREVRTGSLATRGTFAYSTLGAATAGQAAAAAAGMSYPDLMRTRLFEPLGMTHSAIQVGHPLVGGGRTASGHRVQPWVFGAYAPGGAAVSTAADLSRLATALLDGTAPGMNAMTPIAPTGQDNTRIGEFWHISRWPTGQTITWHNGQTAGYTAYLGLDRQHHRAVIVLSDVANAATTELGTELLSTPSSPTP
- a CDS encoding DUF6069 family protein, coding for MTRRYRADEPAAESRLDPALLWTSGAVTAVIAALVALVGILFARGILSVPLLAARADGTWGDRSTAGYTVAVALVALAATGLLHLLLLVTPHPFLFFGWIVGLLTLVAALVPFAADATLSSRLATCLINVVVGIAIGALLAAAGRRSLRVQPRDRSPY
- a CDS encoding trypsin-like peptidase domain-containing protein; this encodes MAVLGAALVGGLGGAALDRDDGARVCSAADVAARGLPAVVTIRAQGAAGAGTGSGEVIRAEGYVLTNDHVISPAGSTGQVGVVFDDGSVTPARIVGRDPQTDLAVLKVDTGRPLPAIVIGSSARLTVGQPVVALGAPLGLSSTVTTGVVSALGRTVRVPSDDAGSALLASAVQTDAAINPGNSGGALVDCSARLVGVPTAGASVPDEQGNAGGGSIGIGFAIPVDSAMRIADQLIGTGTVSHSYLGLQVAPFPSQDDDHGGLFVTAVTTGGPAQAAGLRRGDLLTALDGVELSDPDQLEALSLTTGPGQQVRLTFRRSGSSADATVTLAARPPSTD
- a CDS encoding DUF1269 domain-containing protein gives rise to the protein MERLTVWRFDTPEGADEAATTLQELSKQGLVTVHDAAIVSWESKAKRPKTRQLHNLAGRGALGGAFWGLLFGLIFFVPLLGLALGAAAGALSGSLLDVGIDDEFIKQTRDQVTPGTSALFLLTSDTVLDKVSAAFKGRQSELVFTNMTDEQEKALLEAFAA